The following proteins are co-located in the Myroides profundi genome:
- a CDS encoding SMI1/KNR4 family protein encodes MNVQIERIKDKLSTIKDFDQEYQVFGASSHQYGIGEVVRHTDIKHFEQEYNLELPEAYVAFLTQVGNGTNQEDAYGSSAAGPYYGIYPLGTNLIDVFVEDIKKSIAQACILDPKMTKEEWEALTLALQEDDLSDEDYYEIQNKLFSGLLAIGTQGCAITTCLVMNGEHRGRIVYINEDYQPSFAYEAHFLDWYERWLDEIISGELVSKDAGWFGYARGGSSELLWESFKTIEDKEEKLEYLVGLIRKKEISEAILQEIEYVLSEKCDDDIRSSLTMILAKVAFTRAIPFIKELIGQNLLVSLKIIHWYAEDKAYWLPFITPLSDTIDEEETFRFYTYVVSKATDDYGDYILAGLQSANQAIRATAIYTLGEAKNKKDYLNQFIKCLHDDDERVVLYALQGLKEVNDERLLSCYKVVYKKYKDSEEENYIIVNLEHRLKELGLSLEELER; translated from the coding sequence ATGAATGTACAGATAGAGAGAATAAAAGATAAGCTTAGTACGATTAAGGATTTTGATCAGGAATATCAAGTTTTTGGAGCAAGTTCACATCAATATGGAATAGGAGAAGTAGTACGTCACACAGATATAAAACACTTTGAACAAGAGTATAATTTAGAGTTGCCAGAGGCTTATGTCGCTTTTCTTACTCAGGTAGGAAATGGAACTAATCAAGAAGATGCTTATGGGAGTAGTGCTGCAGGACCTTATTATGGTATATATCCTTTAGGGACCAATCTAATCGATGTATTTGTAGAGGATATTAAGAAGTCTATAGCACAAGCGTGTATTTTAGATCCTAAAATGACCAAGGAGGAATGGGAAGCATTAACTCTTGCTTTACAAGAAGACGATTTGTCTGATGAGGACTACTATGAGATTCAGAACAAGTTGTTTAGTGGTTTATTAGCCATCGGTACTCAAGGATGTGCTATCACGACCTGCCTTGTGATGAATGGGGAGCATCGCGGAAGAATAGTATATATAAATGAAGATTATCAACCAAGCTTCGCTTATGAAGCGCACTTCCTAGACTGGTATGAGCGATGGTTAGATGAGATTATATCAGGAGAATTAGTAAGTAAAGACGCTGGATGGTTTGGATATGCTAGAGGTGGAAGCAGTGAATTACTCTGGGAGTCATTTAAGACTATTGAAGATAAAGAGGAGAAATTAGAATATCTAGTTGGTCTAATACGAAAGAAAGAGATTAGTGAAGCTATTCTTCAAGAGATAGAATATGTTCTTTCTGAGAAGTGTGACGATGATATAAGGAGTTCTCTTACGATGATTTTGGCAAAAGTAGCGTTTACAAGAGCCATTCCTTTTATTAAAGAACTAATAGGTCAAAACCTTCTTGTCTCTTTAAAAATAATACATTGGTATGCAGAGGATAAGGCGTATTGGCTGCCGTTCATTACTCCATTAAGCGATACCATCGATGAGGAGGAGACTTTTCGTTTTTATACCTATGTCGTGTCAAAAGCAACAGATGATTACGGTGATTATATATTAGCAGGACTTCAATCTGCTAATCAGGCCATACGTGCAACAGCTATCTATACGCTAGGAGAAGCCAAGAACAAGAAGGACTATCTAAATCAGTTTATCAAATGTTTACATGACGATGATGAGAGAGTCGTTTTATATGCTTTACAAGGGTTAAAGGAAGTAAACGATGAGAGATTGTTGTCGTGCTATAAAGTGGTGTATAAGAAGTATAAGGATAGTGAAGAAGAAAATTATATTATAGTGAACTTAGAGCATAGACTTAAAGAGTTAGGACTAAGTTTGGAAGAATTAGAAAGATAA
- a CDS encoding HutD family protein — protein sequence MTIEVIKKEEITTSVWSGGKTNEYVIYPRDAQYADKDFIFRISSATIEAVPSEFTRFNGYRRYLSMLEGDFKLYRQGKEEYYTTHTLFSFGSEEDITSYSLGKDFNLMLHQSIKDEVVQISSGGVSTNAVYLFIFALVDSIAVVNDVCYSMQQYDCLLIINEESDDISLTLDQKAIIGYW from the coding sequence ATGACAATAGAAGTAATAAAAAAAGAAGAGATCACAACTAGTGTTTGGTCAGGAGGTAAGACAAATGAGTATGTGATATATCCTCGAGATGCTCAATATGCAGATAAGGATTTTATATTTAGAATAAGCAGTGCTACTATAGAAGCAGTTCCTTCTGAGTTTACCCGTTTTAATGGATATAGGAGATATCTGTCTATGCTAGAAGGGGATTTTAAGCTATATAGACAAGGGAAAGAGGAATATTATACTACTCATACTCTTTTCTCTTTTGGTTCTGAAGAAGACATTACCTCTTATTCCTTAGGTAAAGATTTTAATCTAATGTTACATCAATCTATAAAGGATGAAGTAGTACAGATTAGTTCTGGTGGGGTGAGTACTAATGCTGTGTACCTATTTATATTCGCCTTAGTAGATAGTATTGCAGTGGTTAATGATGTGTGTTATTCAATGCAACAATATGATTGTTTATTAATCATTAATGAAGAGTCTGATGATATATCTCTTACTTTAGATCAGAAAGCTATTATAGGATATTGGTAA
- a CDS encoding alpha/beta hydrolase family protein: MKKRSFLVSTILCSAFIFTSLTACNKNDDNGNKPQEEHFISEKDYSLDKLDEAGSIKIMTYNMPYLNGKSQSATALIMYPKTPKPKDGYRIVVWAHGTVGVADACAPSNNPLGENFKVTAKALLAQGYVIVAPDYEGLGTPGIHPYLHLKSEALSATYAIKAVKDKYTNDFNGDWMSAGQSQGGQASLGIAELANSDTTYKGAVAGAPASSLGKIILEVAPVALAKIEAMENASPTPIPLEKRSSVTSYATLLAYAALAGVGIKAETPSYDYTAIFEDRAKGFAKLAEGSNGDNGDCLDGVRQAFMADIIKYMNEDPSNKVMTYPGLNNEKFKNDPIIQKFLQDSQPGTKKIDKPILVIQGQADTNVPAIVTQGMVKGLQDLGSPSVEIILVEGAGHTQAIVWKNDELVKFINKYMPAQ, encoded by the coding sequence ATGAAAAAAAGAAGTTTTTTAGTGAGTACGATTCTGTGCTCTGCCTTTATATTCACATCATTAACAGCTTGTAACAAGAATGATGACAACGGAAACAAACCACAAGAAGAACACTTTATCTCTGAGAAGGACTATAGTCTAGATAAACTGGATGAAGCAGGGTCTATTAAAATAATGACTTATAATATGCCTTATCTAAACGGAAAGAGTCAAAGTGCTACTGCTCTTATCATGTATCCCAAAACACCTAAACCAAAAGATGGTTACCGCATCGTGGTATGGGCTCACGGTACAGTAGGAGTAGCAGATGCTTGTGCACCTAGTAATAATCCATTAGGAGAGAACTTTAAAGTAACTGCTAAAGCCTTATTAGCTCAAGGATATGTGATCGTAGCTCCTGATTATGAAGGACTAGGTACCCCTGGTATACATCCTTACTTACACCTAAAGAGTGAAGCCCTATCTGCTACTTATGCTATCAAAGCTGTAAAAGATAAATACACTAACGATTTTAACGGAGATTGGATGTCTGCTGGACAATCTCAAGGTGGTCAAGCTTCTCTAGGTATAGCTGAGTTAGCAAATAGTGATACTACTTATAAAGGAGCTGTAGCTGGTGCACCTGCCTCTAGTTTAGGAAAAATCATTCTAGAAGTAGCTCCAGTAGCTCTTGCAAAAATAGAAGCTATGGAAAATGCTAGCCCTACTCCTATACCTTTAGAAAAGAGAAGTTCTGTTACATCTTATGCTACGCTATTAGCTTATGCTGCTCTAGCAGGAGTAGGTATTAAAGCAGAAACTCCGTCTTATGACTATACTGCGATATTCGAAGATAGAGCTAAAGGCTTTGCTAAACTAGCTGAAGGAAGTAATGGAGATAATGGAGACTGTCTAGATGGAGTACGTCAAGCGTTTATGGCTGACATCATTAAGTATATGAATGAAGATCCTAGTAATAAGGTAATGACTTACCCTGGTCTTAATAATGAGAAGTTTAAGAATGACCCTATCATCCAAAAGTTCTTACAAGATAGTCAACCAGGAACCAAGAAAATAGACAAACCTATCTTAGTCATCCAAGGACAAGCGGATACTAATGTACCTGCTATCGTGACTCAGGGAATGGTAAAAGGCTTACAAGACCTAGGTTCTCCTAGTGTAGAGATTATCTTAGTAGAAGGTGCTGGACACACTCAAGCAATCGTATGGAAGAATGATGAACTAGTGAAGTTTATCAATAAATACATGCCCGCTCAATAG